One region of Desulfobaccales bacterium genomic DNA includes:
- the cysS gene encoding cysteine--tRNA ligase, whose amino-acid sequence MQLYNTLSRRKESFKSLTPGKVGLYACGVTVYDEVHLGHARSSVAFDVLVRYLRRRGYEVTWVRNFTDIDDKIIRRAQEQGQSWKEVAERHIASFLDDMTTLGVPPAQIEPKATEHIPQILDLIQRLVDLGFAYPGGGDVFFRVRRFPGYGKLSGQKIEDMEAGARIEVDPNKEDPLDFVLWKGSKPGEPAWDSPWGPGRPGWHIECSAMSMHYLGETFDLHGGGQDLVFPHHENELAQSEAATGKPFARYWLHHGLLTINAEKMSKSLGNFFTVKEVLAKFPAEVVRFFLINCHYRSPLDFSDAALAESETALLRLYTCLARIQDVLKQHPDLKPQHPVDSYPEGLTLEEFHRFGSLRARFDAAMDDDLNTGQALGYLFETVRLLNRLLEAPSDDPGYLTILAEMYEELVDLGAVLNLLQADPHTMLTTLRQKAADLKITPEEIEQLIAERTQARKDKNWAQADAIRKQLIELDILLEDTPQGTIWKVKG is encoded by the coding sequence ATGCAACTATATAACACTCTAAGCAGACGCAAAGAATCCTTCAAGTCCCTCACCCCCGGAAAAGTGGGCCTCTATGCCTGCGGGGTGACGGTTTATGATGAAGTTCATTTGGGGCACGCCCGGTCCAGTGTGGCCTTTGATGTCCTGGTGCGCTATTTGCGCCGCCGGGGTTACGAAGTTACCTGGGTGCGCAATTTCACCGACATTGACGACAAGATCATACGCCGGGCCCAGGAACAGGGCCAGTCCTGGAAAGAGGTGGCCGAACGCCACATCGCCTCTTTCCTGGATGATATGACCACCCTGGGGGTGCCCCCGGCCCAGATCGAACCCAAGGCCACGGAGCATATTCCTCAAATCCTCGACCTCATCCAGCGCTTGGTGGATCTGGGTTTTGCCTATCCCGGCGGGGGTGACGTCTTCTTCCGGGTGCGGCGCTTCCCGGGATACGGCAAGCTCTCGGGGCAGAAAATAGAGGATATGGAAGCCGGGGCGCGCATCGAGGTCGACCCCAACAAGGAAGATCCCCTGGATTTCGTGCTGTGGAAGGGCAGCAAGCCCGGAGAGCCGGCCTGGGACAGCCCCTGGGGACCCGGTCGGCCGGGCTGGCATATCGAATGCTCCGCCATGAGCATGCACTACCTGGGTGAAACCTTCGACCTGCACGGCGGCGGCCAGGACCTGGTCTTTCCCCATCATGAAAACGAACTGGCCCAGTCGGAAGCTGCCACGGGCAAGCCTTTTGCCCGCTACTGGCTGCACCACGGCCTCCTCACCATCAACGCCGAAAAGATGTCCAAGTCTCTGGGGAATTTCTTCACGGTGAAAGAGGTGTTGGCCAAATTTCCTGCCGAGGTGGTGCGTTTTTTCCTCATCAACTGCCACTATCGCAGCCCCCTGGACTTCTCGGACGCGGCCCTGGCCGAATCCGAAACCGCGCTGCTGCGCCTCTATACCTGTCTGGCCCGCATCCAGGACGTCCTCAAGCAGCACCCCGACTTGAAACCCCAGCATCCCGTCGATTCCTATCCCGAGGGCCTGACCCTGGAAGAATTCCACCGCTTCGGTTCTTTGCGGGCCCGGTTCGACGCGGCCATGGACGACGACCTCAACACCGGCCAGGCCCTGGGCTATCTGTTCGAAACCGTGCGCCTGCTCAACCGCCTCCTGGAGGCCCCTTCCGATGACCCCGGTTACCTCACCATCCTCGCCGAAATGTACGAGGAACTGGTGGACCTGGGCGCGGTGCTGAACCTCCTGCAAGCCGACCCCCACACCATGCTCACCACCCTCCGGCAAAAAGCCGCGGACCTGAAGATCACTCCGGAAGAGATCGAACAACTCATCGCCGAACGCACCCAGGCCCGCAAAGACAAAAACTGGGCCCAGGCCGACGCCATCCGTAAGCAACTCATAGAACTGGATATCCTCCTGGAAGACACGCCGCAGGGAACTATCTGGAAGGTGAAAGGCTGA